The Camelina sativa cultivar DH55 chromosome 16, Cs, whole genome shotgun sequence sequence TTTCCATCACATGTGAAGGGCCAAAAACATCAGCATACTCTCGTGGAAGAACATCGTCGTATTTCCGGGGATGATTCATGCGTCCTTTGTGGGGAAAGTATTGGGATTAGGAGAAAATCAGGAGATAACTACTCCAATGTGCACTATTCATGCAAACACTGCAGGGGCGTGTTTCACCTCAAATGCATAATGTCCACGGTAAAATTTAATTAGTCATCTTGTTTTCTTCCGTGTCTTTTTCTTTCCgttttattttcaactttcaaaattaatgttttcttccgTGTCATACAGGATGACCGTGAAGCTGCAACAGAAGAGGATCAATTAGGAGACATCTATCTTATGTACATTGAGCGTGATCTCTTGAGGCGGTTAAAACATAGGAGGTGAGTCTTAGTTTGGTAACGCAACATCTGTTTATTCTCAAGTTAATTATGAAAATCAACTTcttctcatttaatttttatctttgttcCAACAGAAGATGACCGAAAACAAACGGTATTCGTTTTAGTTTTGACTGCACCCCTCTCTCTATGAACTACTAAGTAAGGCTCTTTCCTTATCTGAAGAGGTTATgtctttttatttgatttgtgtttACTTTTGTCAGAGTGCCAACTGCCAAGTTTGATGCTGGTGTGCCTGTACCACTGTTTTTCTCTAAGTTGTTTATACAGTTTACTACTTTGCGAAAAcgtttgcattttttttaacaCGGATTTCTTACTATCTTCGTCATAACTCAATATTGGATTCGATGATATTCTTAAGGACACATGAATTTACAAGAAAAACAGTGCAAAATTAGTTCAATTTTTCTTGCGAGTCTGGTTCCTTAGTGATGCTGATTTCTGAATGTAGTCTAGAACCTTGTGGAATCCCCAATGGCGCATTTTCACAAGAACAGTTATCAACAGAAAAGAGTTCCCACTCCTTAATCCCACATTTCTCCAATGCTGACTgcaatctctctttttctttctctgccgGGTACGAACCATCCGGTGTCACGAGCACAGCCCCTGTGTAAGACTGTCCCGCTACACGAGCTGCTCCATTGTAATGGAACAGCCCCCAACTTAGATCATCACACACATCCACTATAGTCCAAAACTCATTTGACACCACACCATTGTCCAAAACGCTGAAACGAAATGTTGCAGGGACCTTTCCTCTCTTCACCGagtatctcctccttctccacACTAGCTTCTCTTCAAGTGTCCTCACCTGAAACACGGGCTCATACCAAAACGACAACTTCCCTTTCCCTCTGTAGAAAAGCTGGTACTGACATGGAAACTGATCATAAGCCGGGTTTTGTCCAGCCACGACACGCCAGCTCCAATCCAATTCCCCTAACCATCCAACAAACAAGTCTTCTGCGGTCTCATGACATAACTCCTTCCCTCGGAAACTCTTCATGGGAGGCACATAAGGCTTATCAGGGATTTTTGCATCCAATTCGAGACAATTGTGTTTCTGTAGCACACAAAGAGAGAAAGCTTCAAAGTATGGACTCTCGTAAGAAGCAATACATCTGTAGCTACACACCTGATCCACAGGACTACATTGGTTCAAACACTGCAGCGCTTTCCGACAATTCGGATCCAAAAGACAGTTCAAAATCTGAGGTCCACAGTTTTTAACCATACAAGTAAGCGTCGAGAACCCTTTAGACCTCAAGTTTTGCAACACAGGAACTGGTCTTATGTAAGCGTTGATGATGACAAGCAGACAGAATCTTATATCATCAGAGTTACGACGTTCCCAAGCATCTCCCACCGTCTTCACTACCTCTGTTGCTTCTTTATCTTTATTGTTAACGCTTCCAATATCAGTCCCTCCAAGCCTGTTCATCAAATCTGAAGAAGACTCAAAGCAAATCATGTTGTTTATGCTTTTAGAGTTTTCCTTAACCCAATTCACAGATTCCGAGTTAGTAACAGCAACTAAAACCAAGATATCAGTCTGATTCAGTTCCTGTTTCAGAGTCAAAGCTCTCTGATCATTTGAACTCAAGATTTCATCATCAAAGACAAGCATTTCATATCCTTCATCAACCCATTTCAGTCTTCTTGCCTAttaatgaaagataaaaaaaaaaagattgtaatcAAAATTATACCAAATTGACCACAAATTGTTAAGcgagggagagaagaagacaaattacTTACAGTGTGGAGCATAACTTCTTCCCAAGAGGTGGATTTGAGTGGGCTCACTGCTCCTTTACCGACGAGAGCAATCAATTTCACCGGAGGCTCAGACTTCTCTGTCTTCGTACTCTTCTCCGTCTCCAAAACCGAACGAACAATGGTTTTCGAACGGGAACCCACTGGTGCGTCATCTAAACCCAAAGGATGAGACTTCCGGAAGAAATTAACTTTAAAGAACGCAGCTCGACGAGTGACAAACCGGTTGAGGAAAGGAGAAGACTCTCTCGTCCGGGGAAAAGAAGTTGCTCGGAGAGAAATCGCCATGGCGAATACACACTaacggtctctctctctctcacccttttattaattatacataAACAAGCCACGTGTTTACTTATGATTGGTTTGAAAATTTGTGTTCCTTCAACCAGATTTTAGAAAGTAGTAGAGAAATCCCAATCTTGGTTTAAGCAAAATTACACTTTTGATTCGGTTTGtcataaaactttgttttatttaagcATCTCTCAAAAAGTATCATTTATCACCATTATCAAAAACATGAAACCACGTTTGTGTCTAAAAATCTCAAAGCGTAAATATAACCACAGGTATTTGGTATTCAAATCCATGGTGTGACCTTATTAATTTTgccaaaccaaaaacagaagCAGTAAGGGGAACGATATCTTCTCTTTCTAGGCAAACATCTTCTTCTGCCTTTTCTTACAACAAATCAAATGTTTCTCAGGTTCAAACCTTAGATGAAGTTACGGATGTCCAAAGACTTCACATCGGGCATTTCCTCATCCTTGAATTCCTCCCTGAATATTTCCACAAATCCCACATCATGTTATGATGACATAGATTGAGATCAAAAAGATTTGATAAATGAGAAACAAATAGGAAAACTTACTTCTTTTTCTGAGATTCCATAGCTTCAACAGCATCACTCTTCAGCTCATCCAACTGTGCTTTGGCCATGCTGATCTCCAAATTTTCCTCGTATTTAGGAAGGTCTTCTTTCCTAATCCCAAGCCTGTTCAGATCAATGAGATGCAAACATGCACATTAGTTATAATATGCAAATCAATACAATGAGCCTTgagatttgttcttgttttgtatgGGTCGTTGACGAATGTTTACATACTTTTTGTTGCCTTTCTCAAACTCTGCAACCAAAAGATCCATTCCTTTCTTGTCGCTTCTCAGGAGAGGCTTCTTTATGTCCTTTTCGACTTTCTCCAAAGCCTCGAACATCATGGCCTCAGCACCAAGCTCATCAGTAAGCCCCCTCCTGCAAGATATATTACAAGCAGAAGAATAACTCAAAGACTGTTATTAGCAATTTTCATTACGTTGCAAACAATAGCAGGACAAAGAGGGAAACAGGAAGATAGTTACGATGACGCAATTTTAAAGTAATTTGCTGAACAATCACATTGAAGATATTAGAGGATCATACTTCTGTTCTTCCAATATAATAGAATTACTTTGATTAACACAAGAAGTGCAACTTTACGGGTGAGGGCAAACCAACCAAAAGAATGACTGAAACAAATTCGAAGTCTAACACCAACCTGGTGCGGATGTCCTGCAACTTCAACAAGTATGCGCGAGCATCTGGAATATCTTGAGTCTCGGTATCAATGTCATGTTTAATGCGTTGGGATTCTGAGAACATGTCTGCCCTGCATACCAAAAACACAGGAAAAGGAACCAAATTAACAAGGTTGAAACATATGTGAAATTCGCTTCAGCGAAATAAGAGAGGTAAAACCAGGAAAATCCCATCAACATACATCCAAGCTAAATAACAAACATCCAAGAAAGGAGCAGCAAGAGGCTTACTTTTGCCTGATGGTCTTCATAACATTTGCGTACTGTTTTACCGCAGCTGGGTCCTCTGGAGCAAGGGTGATCTTTTCCTTTCGGAGAATATCAACTGCAGCCTGGAATTTGTTCTTGATATCAAAGAAGACACCCTTCAACATCTCTGTCAAAAAGTGTAAAACTCGAGTCAATAATAGTACACAGAAGTGCTTGTCCACTCTAAACACATACTACAAATTTCAGTAACACATTGAAAATAACCCATCATAAAAACTAGATACATATAAATTCAACAGAGAAGGGAAGAGATAAATCAACTTCTTCACAAGACAACTAAGCAGAACAACAGTCCTACCAATCACGGCCTGGGTTTCACAAGATTATATTACATTGACCAATATAGTTTTTCTACACAATTTCATCTCGAGATGCTAAACTCAAAAGATATCAGTTTTATCACAATACCATCTCCTTTAAATGTTGGACGAGCAGCTTCCTTGGCAAAGGCTCTGACTGGAATAGCATGCTGCTGCTGGAAAATGACCAGACTTCCCTGTAGCTGCATAATGAGAGTTAGATAAGTTGCAGCTAATCAATGGAATAGGATATTCTGATGCTGCAAAATGACCAGACTTCTCGCAATTGCAAATCATCTCATCGTTATTGGGAACTTAATCATTCGATTAAACAAACTCTCCGATCGAGCGAGATTGTACTCTAGAAGATAACAAAAGTTTCGACAATGACATTGAAATGGGACACCATAAGATGTGATTCGGTGATATCGATACCGTAAAATCCATAATCTCACACAAATCACATAATCGCATCGAAGACGCGTATAGAACccagaagaaatcaaacaaaaaccgAAGAAGggagaatcaaaaagaaaagataagcaGATGTTCGCATTTGGATTTGGATGATAGAAGAGAAGAATCGAGGGAGAAAGTATGAATACCTGCTTAGATCTGGAGAGGAAGCGAGAAGCGTACGCCATTTGCTCGATCGAATCGAATCTGTGAAGAGTTgacgaaattagggtttgaggtGTGTTTTGAGATCCCTATCTGAGACGGAGCAGAAGAAAGTAACAACTAGTCCAGTCGCTCGCTCTTTTACGGAGTCCAGCTTCATTCTGTAGCGTTGATTACCATCAACGGCTCAGATTTATTCCGGATATCTGAATTGTTGTagtcttattattatttacaaacacttcacaaatatattatttgaattcagttttgttgagtttttgtagtaataatacttataaaaaaagttgtatagctaatttgttttcaaaataataaaacaagaaaaatattttaatatgatgttgtaaaagaaaaatagaatataCACATAAAGGGTctgaatggtaactgcggtcAAAACGGCCAAATCTGTCTGGACCGTTCTATTTTTAAGGCGGACAACAAACTGATGCAGATcaactctatttgtatgcaaaaaCGATATGCAGTTGGCTTGCTGcggttttgtttcagttttttagACTATGCTTGATAAATGGTAAATAGATAGTAGTCTAATCTATCGACGAATTTGTCCGCTGCAACTATTCACATCCAAAATAAGAATGGTCAATGACCTATACAAATAgactcagatttttttttattaccccAAATTAACTCACTCTCTAGAGacatattttataatgtatGGGGAGGGTCTTCggcaaaactaaaaataaaataaaatgtaagacctcttgataaaattattttttcctaaaattgggttcttttattttaagaaatatttaaaatttaactttaaATATACGACAAATGCCTATCCTGTTTACTCCTAAAATGGTCCTCTAATGAACCAAAGGTAATCCTAAAAAAGGTAAGGTCTCGTGTTTAGGAATTGGACATCATCTAGTTCTTTCACACATGTTACTATGTTACAAACAAATACGATCTACTCAAGTAACTCATAGTTTTAGAAAGGATAGAAACATAAAGTTGATTAGTACAGTAGTATGCAACCAATTATATCATCCTTGTAAACAATTGTTATTATTCTTACGtatgattctatttttgttaaagCACTTACTTTCATATTCGTTTACCAACTAGCTGCCGAACTATAACAAAAATGTGATAATACTCAAGTGTCACATTTCCATTTGAATTAAATCTTGATCTGACTACAGAACCTGCacatattttctataaatcCGAACCCTTCTTTATGGagaaggatttttttttctctagtaaTCATTATTATTGAACCCATGATTAGACATATTCTGGTCGTCTAGCCCTCTAGGAGTCTAAGGCTTTAACCAGAGCCTTCCCATAGGCCAAATCAATAAAACATCAGCTTGTGGTCCTATATATTATAAGCAAAATTTggcttttttttaattattgtttatttagtCTAGTGGTATAATCATAGTTAGTTACGAGCAATTTACCCCCGTTTGAATAGCGAggatgtataatttttttgtttttgtttttctttaaacaaaactttaaattaaaataaaaaattcagcgtacatttttttttttttattgtggtCTACTGGTCTTAGAAAACTTAGCGACCGCTCTGACTCTAAGTTCTAACTTCTAACCCATATTTTGACACAACTCAGACATTGGGTACGTTGTTAACAAAATTAAGACATTTCGGACTCACCACGAACTTCAACTCCCAACCCCAAGCGGCCAAGCCCATCACTTATATCATCCTCTTTATATCCATGATCATGCAATGATGCAATATATCACTAGCCATTCGCTCAACCATTTTAATTCATTTACTTTGTCGTTTTCATGATTTACCAAATCATTATTTACTTTCCATATATAgtactattaatattatatgtacTTATGCAGGTTTCAAATAAGTGTGTCCAAGTTTCCAACTACATATCCCTCCCGAAGATCTCCAATTCAGTCCGAAAGAAACAATCTTACTCCTTGAACCACCTTTCGAAGCTTTTCATATGTCAATTTGGGCACGTGATTGCTTCCATACTTGGTACAAACTCGACTATCCCTTTCGGCTTTCCGGGCTACTTCTTTGGAATATTTGGCTTTCCGTCTAGtcatattgttttcttattatacGCATCACAATACCATTGCCCATTGGAAAGacaaactcttttatttttatttttctttttcttttttttatactaCAAAAGCCGTCATGACCATGGACCATGGTATTTCTTTAAGAATTGATCCATGTATCAAGAACTTGATAATAGGAATCAAGCTCCATCAAGGAAGTAATTTGAGTTAAGTTTGTTTCCCGGCCCAACGACTATCTAACATTCTAACCTATTAATGCTTACCTAAAATTTTGCAACAACAACATTCTCCGACAACCAACTTCCTTGAAATTAATTGTCGGTGGACAAGAGTAATATATGTTGTGCCAATATTAAAGTTTAGACTCGAAATAAACTGGAAACTGATCATCTTGAAAATTACATGATATGAATCTCCTACTGAAATGAACACCAATTGtcatttaatttttgagttGGAAATTTACATAATGCTtaacataattacatatttgAAAATGAGTTGCAACTAAAAATGAAAGAGCAAAGTTTGGTTGTTGTATTTTGGTTTAAAGATTATATTTCAAACATAATGTTtgcacaaaagaagaagagtgttttttttttgttttcatttaataCAAAACTGACAATTCGTTGAGCCAAAAATAGGACATTAAGGAGAAATACAAAAAGTTGAGCTTATAAAAAAGAGCATTGAAAAAAGTTGTTGCGCGCGTGGATGTGGAAAGACTAGACTAAAAATTTGTTGGGAAAACGTCCTGGTTccccatgagaactatgatatcgtacCAGATGGAGCCCGATCTTTACCCCCGTCCCAGATGGCTCTCATGAAATTCTTCTCAATCTATATACCCATATATCGGGATGTTATCGGTTTAAAGAGTGAACCGATACGATACCGTTCATAccaaatagaaaaccaaaaataaaacctgaCTGATGTTAATAATCCGACCCGAGACGATACATCTATAACACATCTATAActcc is a genomic window containing:
- the LOC104751838 gene encoding uncharacterized protein LOC104751838 produces the protein MAISLRATSFPRTRESSPFLNRFVTRRAAFFKVNFFRKSHPLGLDDAPVGSRSKTIVRSVLETEKSTKTEKSEPPVKLIALVGKGAVSPLKSTSWEEVMLHTARRLKWVDEGYEMLVFDDEILSSNDQRALTLKQELNQTDILVLVAVTNSESVNWVKENSKSINNMICFESSSDLMNRLGGTDIGSVNNKDKEATEVVKTVGDAWERRNSDDIRFCLLVIINAYIRPVPVLQNLRSKGFSTLTCMVKNCGPQILNCLLDPNCRKALQCLNQCSPVDQVCSYRCIASYESPYFEAFSLCVLQKHNCLELDAKIPDKPYVPPMKSFRGKELCHETAEDLFVGWLGELDWSWRVVAGQNPAYDQFPCQYQLFYRGKGKLSFWYEPVFQVRTLEEKLVWRRRRYSVKRGKVPATFRFSVLDNGVVSNEFWTIVDVCDDLSWGLFHYNGAARVAGQSYTGAVLVTPDGSYPAEKEKERLQSALEKCGIKEWELFSVDNCSCENAPLGIPQGSRLHSEISITKEPDSQEKLN
- the LOC104751839 gene encoding probable ATP synthase 24 kDa subunit, mitochondrial, translated to MAYASRFLSRSKQLQGSLVIFQQQHAIPVRAFAKEAARPTFKGDEMLKGVFFDIKNKFQAAVDILRKEKITLAPEDPAAVKQYANVMKTIRQKADMFSESQRIKHDIDTETQDIPDARAYLLKLQDIRTRRGLTDELGAEAMMFEALEKVEKDIKKPLLRSDKKGMDLLVAEFEKGNKKLGIRKEDLPKYEENLEISMAKAQLDELKSDAVEAMESQKKKEEFKDEEMPDVKSLDIRNFI